In Dehalococcoidia bacterium, one DNA window encodes the following:
- a CDS encoding ABC transporter ATP-binding protein: protein MGFWGGGMAGGWSAPVIGRGGPASMRLRRSIDGWDEDELGKVYDHAVVARLARYLAPYKKQAALALLGMLLFAAASYVQPLLIGIAFSRFIARGNIMGLNMLGIAFVALALLGWGAQYLQLANTGYIGHRVLYTLRTQMFDHLQKLSLRFYDDNEVGRIMSRLTSDVVVLQDLLTTGILTILADIVGLALIVFFLFIQDVQLALLTILVVPVLVVAMVVWQARARRAFFEVRQAIAVVNADLQENVSGVRVVQALSREGENLRRFDSVNLANLSVNIQAGRLQAVVMPLVEILAAAATATVIVVGGRRILGGSLDPVVGVGFILSFTLYIQRFFDPVRDLVLQYTQLQRAMAGGQRIFEVLDTQPDIVDAEGAADPDDIQGEVRFENVTFAYVPGVEVLRDIDLHVKPGETLALVGPTGAGKTTLTSLLCRFYDVTSGRILIDGHDIREIKRQSLTRRLGLVLQEPFLFSGTVRDNIRYGRLEATDEEVEEAAKVVGAHEFIRRLDRGYDTELYERGQNLSAGQRQLISFARAVLARPRILVLDEATANVDSRTEMIIQRALKKLLKGRTAFVIAHRLSTVRGADRVVVLQDGRIAEMGRHEELLANNGLYANLYRMTYESAPERGDGERPAQPDSGQLAPS from the coding sequence ATGGGCTTCTGGGGCGGCGGTATGGCAGGCGGCTGGAGCGCCCCCGTCATCGGACGGGGCGGCCCCGCCTCGATGCGCCTGCGCCGCAGCATCGATGGTTGGGACGAGGACGAGCTCGGCAAGGTCTACGATCACGCGGTCGTCGCGCGGCTGGCCCGCTACCTCGCGCCCTACAAGAAGCAGGCGGCGCTGGCCCTGTTGGGGATGCTCCTCTTCGCCGCGGCGTCCTACGTCCAGCCGCTGCTCATCGGCATCGCCTTCAGCCGCTTCATCGCCAGGGGCAACATCATGGGACTCAACATGCTGGGCATCGCCTTCGTCGCCCTGGCCCTGCTCGGATGGGGCGCCCAGTACCTCCAGCTCGCGAACACCGGCTACATCGGCCACCGCGTTCTCTACACGCTGCGCACCCAGATGTTCGACCACCTGCAAAAGCTGTCGCTTCGCTTCTACGACGATAACGAGGTCGGCCGGATAATGTCGCGCCTCACGAGCGACGTGGTCGTCCTCCAGGACCTGCTGACGACAGGCATCCTCACCATCCTCGCCGACATCGTCGGGCTAGCGCTCATCGTTTTCTTCCTCTTCATCCAGGACGTGCAGCTCGCGCTCCTGACAATACTGGTCGTGCCCGTGCTCGTCGTGGCGATGGTCGTCTGGCAGGCGCGGGCGCGGCGCGCCTTCTTTGAGGTGCGCCAGGCGATAGCGGTGGTGAACGCCGACCTCCAGGAGAACGTGTCCGGCGTGCGGGTCGTGCAGGCGCTGTCGCGCGAAGGCGAGAACCTCCGCCGCTTTGACAGCGTGAACCTCGCCAATCTCAGCGTGAACATCCAGGCGGGACGTCTCCAGGCAGTAGTGATGCCGTTGGTCGAGATACTGGCGGCGGCGGCCACGGCAACGGTCATCGTGGTGGGCGGACGCCGTATCCTTGGCGGCAGCCTCGACCCTGTGGTCGGCGTCGGCTTCATATTGTCATTCACCCTCTATATCCAGCGCTTCTTCGACCCCGTGCGCGACCTCGTCCTCCAGTACACGCAGCTGCAGCGCGCCATGGCCGGCGGACAGCGCATCTTCGAGGTGCTGGACACCCAGCCCGACATCGTCGACGCCGAGGGTGCCGCCGACCCGGACGATATACAGGGCGAGGTGCGCTTTGAGAATGTGACCTTTGCCTACGTGCCCGGCGTTGAGGTGCTGCGGGACATCGACCTGCACGTGAAACCGGGCGAGACCCTGGCGCTTGTCGGGCCGACAGGCGCCGGCAAGACAACCCTGACCTCGCTGCTCTGCCGCTTCTACGACGTCACGAGCGGCCGCATCCTCATTGACGGCCACGACATCCGCGAAATCAAGCGTCAGTCGCTCACCAGGCGGCTCGGCCTTGTGCTCCAGGAGCCGTTTCTCTTCTCTGGCACTGTGCGCGACAACATCCGTTACGGCCGGCTGGAGGCCACGGACGAGGAGGTGGAGGAGGCGGCGAAAGTGGTGGGCGCGCACGAATTCATACGGCGGCTGGACAGGGGGTACGATACCGAGCTCTACGAACGCGGCCAGAACCTATCAGCGGGGCAGAGGCAGCTCATAAGCTTCGCGCGGGCGGTGCTGGCGCGGCCCCGCATACTCGTGCTCGACGAGGCGACGGCGAACGTCGACAGCCGCACGGAGATGATCATCCAGCGCGCCCTTAAGAAGCTGCTCAAGGGCAGGACGGCGTTCGTCATCGCCCACCGGCTATCGACCGTGCGCGGCGCCGACCGCGTCGTCGTGCTCCAAGACGGGCGGATCGCCGAAATGGGGCGGCACGAGGAGCTGCTCGCAAACAATGGGCTGTACGCCAACCTCTACCGCATGACGTACGAGAGCGCTCCGGAGCGCGGCGACGGGGAGCGCCCGGCGCAGCCCGACAGCGGGCAACTCGCGCCGTCGTAA
- a CDS encoding ABC transporter ATP-binding protein has product MPPLVRILSFLRPYKMRVALAWLCVLGAGAFVLATPQLIRWAIDTGLDVQIKNLNGNETHVALGNTRTLVIAASAIIAAALLRGAFAYGQTYLAEWVSQWVAYDLRNAIFERLERLSHAYHDQAQTGQLMSRATQDVEAMRLYISFGVLRMIYLLVVLLMVFSIMLISDWSLTLVAWALLPVVIWRSRVMTAQLSPIWMKVQDGLGRLGAVMQENFSGVRVVRAFSREEYESRKFAREAEDLFGHSYLTTQISAFNAPMMTGLWMLAMVATIWFGGWQITQGRMEIGELTSFMLYLTILQVPIRALGWIVMLFARAASAAERIYEILDAESAVKEKPGAVELKDVEGLVRFEGVSFGYDAVSPLLHDVSFEARPNEVVALLGPTGSGKTTVVSLIPRFYDVTSGRITIDGHDIRDLTLASLRRNVGIVQQDVFLFSATIRENIAYGAVSASQEEIEAASRTARIHDVIARLPEGYDTWVGERGVTLSGGEKQRIAIARTLLMDPRILILDDSTSSVDTETEYLIQQALAELMRGRTTFVIAQRLRTVKNAHQILVLREGRIVERGRHHELLRRDGFYRQIYDLELRDQEEALARTRREEELHPAFEEKTT; this is encoded by the coding sequence GTGCCGCCGCTGGTTCGCATTCTCTCGTTCCTCCGCCCGTACAAGATGCGAGTCGCGCTCGCCTGGCTCTGCGTGCTCGGCGCGGGCGCCTTCGTCCTTGCCACGCCGCAGCTTATCCGCTGGGCCATCGACACCGGGCTCGACGTGCAGATCAAGAACCTCAACGGCAACGAGACGCACGTCGCCCTCGGCAACACGCGCACCCTCGTGATAGCCGCCTCCGCCATCATCGCGGCGGCCCTCCTGCGCGGCGCCTTCGCGTACGGCCAGACGTACCTCGCGGAGTGGGTCTCCCAGTGGGTGGCCTACGACCTGCGCAACGCCATTTTCGAGCGGCTGGAACGCCTGAGCCACGCCTACCACGACCAGGCGCAGACGGGCCAGCTCATGTCGCGCGCCACGCAAGATGTCGAAGCGATGCGCCTATACATCAGCTTCGGCGTCCTGCGGATGATCTACCTGCTCGTTGTCTTGCTCATGGTGTTCAGCATCATGCTGATCTCCGACTGGTCCCTCACGCTCGTGGCCTGGGCGCTGCTGCCGGTCGTCATCTGGCGCTCGCGCGTAATGACGGCGCAGCTCTCGCCGATCTGGATGAAGGTACAGGACGGCCTGGGGCGCCTGGGCGCTGTCATGCAGGAGAACTTTTCCGGCGTGCGGGTGGTCAGGGCGTTCTCGCGCGAGGAGTACGAAAGCCGGAAGTTCGCGCGGGAAGCGGAAGACCTCTTCGGCCACTCATACCTGACGACGCAGATATCGGCTTTTAACGCCCCGATGATGACCGGACTCTGGATGCTGGCGATGGTCGCCACCATCTGGTTCGGCGGCTGGCAGATCACGCAGGGGCGCATGGAAATCGGCGAGCTGACGTCGTTCATGCTCTACCTGACGATATTGCAGGTGCCCATCCGCGCCCTGGGCTGGATCGTGATGCTGTTCGCGCGCGCGGCCTCAGCGGCGGAACGCATCTACGAGATCCTCGACGCCGAGTCGGCGGTGAAAGAGAAGCCTGGCGCCGTTGAGCTGAAGGACGTGGAGGGACTCGTGCGCTTCGAGGGCGTTTCCTTCGGCTACGACGCCGTCAGCCCCCTCCTCCACGACGTCTCATTCGAGGCGCGGCCGAACGAGGTCGTCGCCCTGCTGGGCCCCACCGGCAGCGGCAAGACGACGGTGGTCAGCCTCATTCCCCGCTTCTACGACGTGACGTCCGGCCGCATCACCATCGACGGGCACGACATCCGCGACCTGACGCTCGCGTCGCTGCGGCGCAACGTGGGCATCGTGCAGCAGGACGTCTTCCTGTTTTCGGCGACGATCCGCGAGAACATAGCCTACGGCGCCGTAAGCGCGAGCCAAGAGGAGATCGAGGCGGCGTCGCGGACGGCCCGCATCCACGACGTCATCGCGCGCCTGCCGGAGGGCTACGATACGTGGGTGGGCGAGCGCGGCGTCACCCTTTCGGGCGGGGAGAAGCAGCGCATCGCTATCGCGCGGACGCTGCTTATGGACCCGCGCATCCTCATCCTCGACGACTCCACGTCCAGCGTCGACACGGAGACGGAGTACCTCATCCAGCAGGCGCTGGCAGAGCTGATGCGCGGACGGACGACTTTCGTGATCGCGCAGAGGCTGCGGACGGTGAAGAACGCCCACCAGATACTGGTGCTGCGGGAGGGCCGCATCGTCGAGCGGGGGCGCCATCACGAGCTGCTGCGCCGCGACGGCTTCTACCGCCAGATATACGACCTCGAGCTGCGCGACCAGGAGGAGGCGCTGGCGCGCACGCGACGGGAAGAAGAACTGCATCCGGCTTTCGAGGAAAAGACGACATAG
- the rimI gene encoding ribosomal protein S18-alanine N-acetyltransferase: MARTEQIEQAGAPGETSRFVVRPMTAADIPQAMDIERESFPTMWPQTAYARELKNRLARYFVLCEEGNRGVTAEESARPSPWRRAMGRFLRKEQEPEPTPELIIGVIGLWMMVDELHIVTIAVREAFRRQGAGEALLIAAIDFALANKMDAVTLEYRRSNEPARALYDKYGFLNVGVRTRYYSDNNEDAIVMTTPPLLSRGQHQLFLRLKEEHRRRWGGRYLLPDSL; the protein is encoded by the coding sequence ATGGCACGGACAGAGCAGATCGAGCAGGCCGGCGCGCCCGGCGAGACCTCCCGCTTCGTCGTCCGACCCATGACCGCCGCCGACATCCCGCAGGCGATGGATATCGAGCGCGAGTCGTTCCCCACCATGTGGCCGCAGACGGCTTATGCCCGCGAGTTGAAGAACCGCCTGGCGCGCTACTTCGTGCTCTGCGAGGAGGGGAACCGGGGCGTGACCGCTGAAGAATCAGCACGACCGAGCCCCTGGCGCCGCGCGATGGGCCGTTTCCTGCGAAAGGAGCAGGAACCGGAGCCAACGCCGGAGCTGATAATCGGCGTCATTGGGCTGTGGATGATGGTGGACGAGCTGCACATCGTCACCATCGCCGTGCGCGAGGCGTTCCGGCGGCAGGGCGCGGGCGAGGCGCTGCTCATCGCCGCCATCGATTTCGCGCTCGCGAACAAGATGGACGCCGTGACGCTCGAATACCGCCGCTCGAACGAACCGGCGCGCGCCCTCTACGACAAGTACGGCTTTCTCAACGTCGGCGTGCGCACGCGGTACTACTCCGATAACAACGAGGACGCCATCGTGATGACGACGCCGCCCCTGCTATCGCGGGGGCAGCACCAGTTATTCCTGCGTCTCAAGGAGGAGCACCGCCGGCGCTGGGGTGGCCGCTACCTTCTCCCCGATTCCCTGTGA
- a CDS encoding glycerol-3-phosphate acyltransferase, giving the protein MDAALSPAIVLASYLLGSIPIAYLTGKLLRGIDIRQVGSATAGASNVYQSVARWAVVPVGLLQIGQGMAAVALAKLFDQPLGVQVLAGLAAVGGAAWPVFLGFRGGRGIGASIGFLLVLTPATLVVFVVISLIGVALRGVPLAVGLGIAASPVSALVFEGAGPVAAGCLALAAMIFLKRALANDRRLPQGPDRREVIVNRLLFDRDIRDRDEWVRRGLNGEARR; this is encoded by the coding sequence ATGGACGCCGCTCTGTCGCCGGCAATCGTTCTCGCATCCTATCTGCTGGGATCGATTCCCATCGCCTACCTGACGGGAAAGCTATTGCGCGGGATCGATATACGGCAGGTGGGCAGCGCGACCGCGGGGGCGTCGAACGTCTACCAGTCCGTGGCGCGCTGGGCGGTGGTGCCGGTGGGGCTTTTGCAGATAGGACAGGGGATGGCCGCCGTCGCGCTGGCGAAGCTCTTCGATCAGCCGCTCGGGGTGCAGGTGCTGGCGGGGCTGGCGGCTGTGGGCGGAGCCGCCTGGCCGGTCTTCCTCGGCTTCAGGGGCGGACGCGGCATCGGCGCTTCGATAGGTTTCCTGCTGGTCCTGACGCCGGCGACGCTCGTGGTATTTGTCGTCATCTCGCTGATCGGCGTGGCGCTGCGCGGCGTCCCGCTGGCGGTGGGACTGGGCATCGCGGCGTCGCCCGTCTCGGCGCTGGTCTTCGAGGGGGCGGGACCGGTGGCGGCGGGCTGCCTGGCCCTGGCGGCGATGATCTTCCTGAAGCGAGCGCTCGCCAACGACCGCAGGCTGCCGCAGGGGCCGGACCGTCGCGAGGTGATCGTCAACCGGCTGCTGTTCGACCGCGACATCCGTGACCGCGACGAGTGGGTGCGCCGCGGCTTGAACGGGGAGGCCCGCCGCTAA
- a CDS encoding cytidylate kinase-like family protein, whose protein sequence is MSVITISGSTGSGALEIARRTAEELGLDYVDREILAEAARTLGVTVAAVEHRDETAPPPTIMERLGSLFEKFLERSAVAGAADPLMGTGGLEVLMATSYGEAAALPERAAHELTDSRYKDAITSIISGVAARGKVLIVGRGSQAILQDCAGCLHVLVTAPLEWRVRRIMQRDMLNEEDAKHRVHEGDKGRIEYHHKYFKVDPDDPHLYDIVLNTGRLSFDEAIALLAALYRHRSPK, encoded by the coding sequence ATGTCGGTTATTACGATCAGCGGCAGCACGGGCAGCGGCGCGCTGGAGATTGCGCGGCGCACCGCGGAGGAGCTGGGGCTCGACTACGTGGACCGCGAGATACTGGCGGAGGCGGCGCGAACGCTCGGGGTGACAGTCGCGGCCGTGGAGCATCGCGACGAGACGGCGCCGCCGCCCACCATCATGGAACGGCTGGGCTCCCTGTTCGAGAAGTTCCTCGAGAGATCGGCGGTGGCGGGCGCGGCCGACCCCCTGATGGGCACGGGCGGCCTCGAGGTGCTGATGGCGACAAGTTACGGCGAAGCGGCTGCTCTGCCTGAGCGGGCCGCCCACGAGCTGACCGATTCTCGCTACAAGGACGCTATCACTTCCATCATCAGCGGTGTCGCCGCGCGGGGCAAGGTGCTGATCGTCGGCAGGGGGAGCCAGGCAATCCTCCAGGACTGCGCCGGCTGCCTCCACGTCCTCGTCACGGCTCCGCTCGAATGGCGCGTTCGCCGCATCATGCAGCGCGACATGCTGAACGAGGAGGACGCAAAGCACCGCGTGCACGAGGGCGACAAGGGCCGGATTGAGTACCACCACAAGTACTTCAAGGTCGACCCAGACGACCCGCACCTCTACGACATCGTACTGAATACCGGCCGCCTTTCCTTCGACGAGGCGATCGCGCTGCTGGCGGCGCTGTACCGGCATCGCTCCCCAAAGTAA
- a CDS encoding enoyl-CoA hydratase-related protein: MGKSSSQEEDMSTVLYEKRNRVAYITINRPEVMNCVDPDTAARLIEAWEDFRDDDETYVAVITGAGDKAFCAGFDLKQVGRARLPRSPHDIRRFIYSHPGFMGYTRRADIFKPIIAAVNGYCFAGGLETALCADIRIAAEHAEFGVLNRRWNVGLGDGGTQRLPRVVGLGRALELIITGRRIDAQEAYRIGLVNEIVPKERLMARATELAEAICEFPQGAIRTDKEAVMRGIGVPLEEGFRIEGATFMTLIGQSDFYEGPKAFEEKRKPVFKQDD, encoded by the coding sequence ATGGGCAAGAGCAGCAGCCAGGAGGAAGACATGTCGACGGTGCTCTACGAGAAGCGCAACCGCGTCGCCTATATTACGATCAACCGGCCCGAGGTGATGAACTGCGTCGATCCCGACACCGCGGCGCGGCTCATCGAGGCGTGGGAGGACTTCCGCGACGACGACGAGACGTACGTTGCGGTGATCACCGGCGCCGGCGACAAGGCGTTCTGCGCCGGCTTCGACCTCAAGCAGGTGGGGCGCGCCCGCCTGCCGCGTTCGCCCCACGACATCCGCCGCTTTATCTACAGCCACCCCGGCTTTATGGGCTACACCCGCCGCGCCGACATCTTCAAGCCGATAATCGCCGCCGTGAACGGCTACTGCTTCGCGGGCGGGCTGGAGACGGCCCTCTGCGCCGACATCCGCATCGCTGCCGAGCACGCCGAGTTCGGGGTGCTCAACCGGCGCTGGAACGTCGGGCTGGGCGACGGCGGCACGCAGCGGCTGCCCCGCGTCGTCGGCCTCGGGCGCGCCCTCGAGCTCATCATCACCGGGAGGCGGATCGACGCGCAGGAGGCGTACCGCATCGGTCTTGTCAACGAGATCGTGCCGAAGGAGCGGCTGATGGCGCGGGCGACGGAGCTCGCCGAGGCGATATGCGAGTTCCCGCAGGGCGCCATCCGCACCGATAAGGAAGCGGTGATGCGCGGCATCGGCGTGCCACTGGAGGAGGGCTTCCGCATCGAAGGGGCCACGTTCATGACGCTTATCGGCCAGAGCGACTTCTACGAGGGGCCGAAAGCGTTCGAGGAGAAGCGCAAACCCGTGTTCAAGCAGGACGACTAG
- a CDS encoding type II CAAX endopeptidase family protein: MTFPLPEADDTEQPPPLPAPPWGVKEILQAIGLLLAGVIFVIGIAGLLVAASDASLSDTEMLGVSIAGTLVLDIALFGLAAGFTVWKFRLRWRALGFLIPRADRIWVPIATVVGTFVVLSVYTLLIDLIGADELLPQSTLEEDVFDHRALVILAGILAVITAPIAEETFFRGFIFVGLTKRFGFIWAAVISGFLFALAHGQPSTLVPFTVVGMVFAWAYVAAGSLWGAIAAHLIFNLISFLAALAGVAE; this comes from the coding sequence ATGACGTTTCCCCTGCCGGAAGCCGACGACACGGAACAGCCGCCGCCTTTGCCCGCGCCGCCGTGGGGGGTCAAGGAGATTCTCCAGGCAATCGGCCTGCTGCTGGCGGGCGTCATCTTCGTAATCGGCATCGCCGGGCTGTTGGTAGCGGCCAGCGACGCGTCCCTTTCCGATACCGAAATGCTGGGGGTCAGCATAGCCGGCACCCTGGTCCTGGACATCGCGCTCTTTGGGCTCGCCGCCGGCTTCACAGTATGGAAGTTCCGCCTTCGCTGGCGCGCGCTCGGATTCCTCATCCCGAGGGCGGACAGGATCTGGGTCCCCATCGCGACGGTCGTCGGCACATTCGTGGTGCTCTCCGTATACACCCTGCTCATCGACCTGATCGGCGCCGACGAGCTGCTGCCTCAGAGCACGCTGGAAGAAGACGTCTTTGATCACAGGGCGCTGGTGATACTGGCGGGCATACTGGCGGTGATCACAGCGCCCATCGCGGAGGAGACGTTCTTCCGAGGGTTTATCTTCGTTGGTCTGACGAAGCGTTTTGGCTTCATCTGGGCGGCCGTCATCAGCGGCTTTCTGTTCGCGCTCGCCCACGGCCAGCCATCGACGCTCGTTCCGTTCACAGTCGTGGGGATGGTGTTCGCGTGGGCGTACGTGGCGGCGGGCTCGCTTTGGGGCGCGATTGCCGCGCACCTCATCTTCAACCTGATCAGCTTCCTCGCCGCGCTGGCAGGAGTAGCGGAATAG
- a CDS encoding indole-3-glycerol phosphate synthase TrpC, with translation MTGEDILESILAAKREDLPFRQQKEPMESLQRRIRQLEQQQEGRAEQWSLRRAILEGPRGPLSGGRRVQLIADIKKATPTKGRIITDAERQGLARAYTHSGVTAISVMTEPKRFMGQTQFLLETRNILDGYYPGGRPAILREDFLFDPYHIWESRAFGADAVLLIVSILSDTQLRDLMALASELKMESLLDVQDESDVERALAAGADMLLINHRDWRTFEVDAEKTERLRPLIPAEKVVVSGGGIVDTADVERLADLGVHAVKVGEALITARDVKRKAREMMV, from the coding sequence ATGACCGGTGAAGACATCCTAGAATCCATACTCGCGGCGAAGCGAGAGGACCTGCCCTTCCGCCAGCAGAAGGAGCCGATGGAATCGCTCCAGCGGCGCATCCGCCAGCTCGAGCAGCAGCAGGAGGGACGCGCCGAGCAGTGGAGCCTCCGCCGCGCCATCCTCGAAGGGCCGCGCGGGCCCCTCTCCGGCGGCAGGCGCGTCCAGCTCATCGCCGACATAAAGAAGGCAACGCCCACGAAGGGACGCATCATCACCGACGCCGAGCGCCAGGGCCTCGCCCGCGCCTACACACACAGCGGCGTCACCGCCATCTCCGTCATGACTGAGCCGAAGCGCTTCATGGGCCAGACTCAGTTCCTGCTGGAGACGCGGAACATCCTCGACGGCTACTACCCCGGCGGCCGTCCCGCCATACTGCGCGAGGACTTCCTCTTCGACCCCTACCACATATGGGAGTCGCGCGCCTTCGGCGCCGACGCCGTGCTCCTCATCGTCTCGATACTCTCCGACACCCAACTACGCGACCTGATGGCGCTGGCCTCGGAGCTGAAGATGGAGTCGCTGCTGGACGTGCAGGACGAATCGGATGTCGAGCGGGCGCTTGCCGCCGGCGCCGACATGCTGCTCATAAACCACCGCGACTGGCGCACGTTCGAGGTCGACGCGGAGAAGACGGAGCGGCTGCGGCCGCTGATACCCGCCGAGAAGGTGGTTGTCAGCGGCGGCGGCATCGTCGACACGGCGGACGTGGAGCGGCTGGCGGACCTCGGCGTACACGCGGTCAAGGTGGGCGAGGCGCTGATCACCGCCCGCGATGTCAAACGCAAGGCGCGCGAGATGATGGTGTAA
- a CDS encoding type II toxin-antitoxin system RelE/ParE family toxin, translating into MQLSPRAERDLAALPREDVRRIAEALAVLKTEPRPRGTRKLRGRSAPAWRLRIGDFRAIFTVSDRARLVVILCILQRREDTYRL; encoded by the coding sequence GTGCAGCTGAGTCCCCGGGCCGAGCGCGACCTGGCCGCGTTGCCGAGGGAAGACGTCCGTCGTATCGCCGAGGCGCTGGCCGTTCTAAAGACTGAACCTAGACCTCGTGGGACGCGGAAGTTGCGGGGAAGAAGCGCACCAGCCTGGCGGCTGCGCATCGGCGACTTCCGCGCCATCTTCACCGTTTCCGACCGCGCCCGCCTCGTCGTGATCCTCTGTATCCTGCAGCGACGAGAAGACACGTACCGCCTCTAA
- a CDS encoding DUF6290 family protein, which yields MKKLMVYLDDETHEDLRQLAFRKRTSMAALIRYAVDKTFEDELDIAAAERALEEYASNPNAAITLDEYLEKRGIVLSSAAESPGRARPGRVAEGRRPSYRRGAGRSKD from the coding sequence ATGAAGAAGCTGATGGTCTACCTCGACGACGAGACGCACGAGGACCTGCGCCAGCTCGCGTTCCGCAAGCGGACGTCGATGGCGGCGCTCATACGCTACGCCGTCGACAAGACGTTTGAGGACGAGCTCGACATCGCCGCAGCGGAGCGAGCGCTGGAAGAGTACGCCTCGAATCCCAACGCGGCAATCACCCTTGACGAATACCTGGAGAAGCGGGGAATTGTCCTATCGAGTGCAGCTGAGTCCCCGGGCCGAGCGCGACCTGGCCGCGTTGCCGAGGGAAGACGTCCGTCGTATCGCCGAGGCGCTGGCCGTTCTAAAGACTGA
- a CDS encoding alpha/beta hydrolase — translation MPTATVNGVRLYYELHGESGEPLVLVHGYTGDITDWRFQIDEFASTHRVLAMDLRGHGRSEAPADRSSYTIDTMSRDVEELVDGLGLGRFHLVGHSMGGGIAQEIALRSPQKLLSLTLHDTSCKFEMNDPVMVEWRRQRIETAEKQGMAAVAALAPPMPPPPHMPPERLQETAVRLANMSVDGFIGAMAGLLEWKGTVERASEITAPTLIIYGSLDGPALIKGCEHLAKVIPNVTVEVVPECGHSPQYERPELFNRALRRHLEANSASG, via the coding sequence ATGCCCACAGCCACCGTCAACGGCGTGCGTCTCTACTACGAGCTTCACGGCGAGTCCGGCGAGCCGCTCGTTCTCGTCCACGGTTACACCGGCGATATCACCGACTGGCGCTTCCAGATCGACGAGTTTGCGTCCACGCACCGCGTCCTGGCGATGGACCTGCGCGGACACGGCCGCTCCGAGGCCCCCGCCGACCGCTCGTCATACACCATCGACACGATGTCGCGGGATGTGGAGGAGCTGGTCGACGGCCTGGGACTGGGGAGGTTTCACCTCGTCGGCCACTCGATGGGAGGCGGCATCGCCCAGGAGATCGCCCTGCGCAGTCCCCAGAAGCTCCTCTCGCTCACCCTCCACGATACGTCGTGCAAGTTCGAGATGAACGATCCGGTGATGGTGGAATGGCGCCGCCAGCGCATCGAGACGGCGGAGAAGCAGGGGATGGCCGCCGTCGCCGCCCTGGCGCCGCCGATGCCGCCGCCTCCGCACATGCCGCCGGAGCGCTTGCAGGAGACGGCCGTCCGCCTGGCCAACATGTCGGTGGACGGGTTCATCGGCGCAATGGCTGGCCTGCTTGAATGGAAGGGAACGGTGGAGCGGGCCTCCGAGATAACGGCCCCCACGCTTATCATCTACGGCTCACTGGACGGGCCGGCGCTCATTAAAGGGTGCGAGCACCTGGCCAAAGTGATCCCCAACGTGACGGTGGAAGTGGTACCGGAGTGCGGCCACTCGCCGCAATACGAGCGGCCGGAGCTGTTCAACCGGGCGCTGCGACGGCACCTCGAAGCGAACAGCGCGTCCGGCTGA